The following proteins are encoded in a genomic region of Spirosoma sp. SC4-14:
- a CDS encoding sigma-54 dependent transcriptional regulator has translation MPGTILLIDDEPKLRQLLARILILEEYQVLEADTAKSGLRMLERTEVHLVISDVKLPDGNGIDLTAQVKTIQPATEVIVLTAYGTIADGVKAIKNGAFDYITKGDDNDKIIPLVSRAIEKAQLQFRIRRLEEQVQQKYGFEKIIGQSVAIRQAIDLARRVAVTDTTVLLTGETGTGKEVFAQAIHQASPRRTGSFVAVNCSALSKEILESELFGHRAGAFTGATRDKKGLFEEANKGTIFLDEIGEMALDLQAKLLRVLETHEFMRVGDTKPTRTDVRVVAATNRDLKHDAESGVFRADLYYRLSVFSIELPPLRDRRDDIPTLADVLTQQEAAKIGKRQLTLSPAFVDALTRYNWKGNIRELKNVIERAVILSDGQTLVPEYLPLDVQVPATPSPLFTYDLATVEKNHIDQVLRHTNGNKAEAARLLGIGLSTLYRKLEEYRLG, from the coding sequence ATGCCCGGCACGATATTACTCATCGACGACGAACCCAAGCTCCGCCAGCTACTGGCTCGTATTTTAATTCTCGAAGAGTATCAGGTTCTGGAAGCTGATACGGCTAAAAGTGGTCTACGAATGCTGGAGCGTACCGAAGTCCATCTGGTCATCAGCGATGTAAAACTCCCCGACGGCAATGGTATCGACCTGACCGCTCAGGTAAAAACGATCCAACCAGCTACGGAAGTAATTGTGCTGACAGCCTACGGAACCATTGCCGACGGCGTGAAAGCCATCAAAAACGGCGCATTCGATTACATCACAAAAGGTGACGATAACGATAAAATTATTCCGCTGGTGAGCCGGGCTATCGAGAAAGCACAACTGCAATTTCGGATCAGACGACTTGAAGAGCAGGTTCAGCAAAAATATGGCTTTGAGAAAATAATTGGTCAATCGGTGGCTATTCGGCAGGCAATTGATCTGGCCCGGCGCGTAGCGGTTACGGACACTACGGTGCTGTTAACCGGCGAAACCGGAACGGGAAAAGAAGTGTTTGCCCAGGCCATTCATCAGGCTAGTCCACGCCGAACAGGGTCTTTTGTGGCCGTAAACTGTAGTGCTCTCAGCAAAGAAATCCTGGAAAGCGAACTCTTTGGGCATCGGGCGGGGGCTTTTACGGGCGCCACACGCGACAAAAAAGGCCTGTTCGAAGAAGCCAACAAAGGCACTATCTTTCTGGACGAAATCGGCGAAATGGCGCTCGACCTTCAGGCCAAACTTTTGCGCGTACTCGAAACGCACGAATTTATGCGCGTTGGCGATACGAAACCAACCCGAACCGATGTGCGCGTGGTTGCCGCTACCAACCGCGACTTAAAACACGATGCCGAATCGGGAGTATTTCGGGCCGATCTCTATTATCGACTCTCGGTTTTTTCCATCGAACTTCCACCCCTGCGCGACCGGCGCGACGATATTCCAACACTGGCCGACGTACTGACCCAGCAGGAAGCCGCCAAAATTGGCAAACGGCAACTGACGCTTAGCCCTGCTTTTGTTGATGCCTTGACCCGCTACAACTGGAAAGGAAACATTCGCGAACTGAAAAACGTCATCGAACGGGCAGTCATCCTCAGCGACGGGCAAACCCTAGTGCCCGAATACCTGCCGCTGGATGTTCAGGTTCCGGCTACGCCCTCTCCCCTTTTCACCTACGATCTGGCTACTGTCGAGAAAAACCATATCGATCAGGTCCTCCGCCATACCAACGGCAACAAAGCCGAAGCTGCCCGGCTGCTGGGTATTGGCCTCAGCACGCTCTACCGGAAACTGGAAGAATACCGGCTGGGATAA
- a CDS encoding M28 family metallopeptidase — protein sequence MRFFISLSILLNLAVVSLSMAQSGIPAEAQAVARTVRPAAIRAAMRFLADDALEGRKPGKRGFALAALYMETQLEALGMQPAGENNTYRQEVPLRRWQVREKNSSLTVVTDAGEQTLVYGKQFILNPNPDHSTSDVSAPVVFVGYGISAPELGYDDYATIDVKGKIVAYVNGAPSSFPSNQRAYYSSSKAEIAANHGAIGVMAFNLPSDLRNRIETSAPRARQGIYRWLDKRGKPQRTFPALKGSASLSDSTARLLFAKAETPFSDAVTAALKNQPQAFPLNVSVKMRTFTDAVEDVAGQNVVAVLPGSDPALKNEYIVYVAHLDHLGIGRLVNGDSIYNGAHDNASGVAINLETARLFASLPKAPRRSIIFVGVTGEEMGLLGSDYFASNPTVPKEKIVANFCLDMPFFFHPLLDIVPYGAEHSSLKKETELAASFLGIQISPDPIPEQTVFMRSDHFSFVRQGIPAIYIKSGSQTGNPKLDGTKLNLDWRATIYHSPQDDINQPFDFKAAAKHVQLQFLIGYLTAQANSRPSWNKGDFFGTKFGTKAEN from the coding sequence ATGCGTTTTTTTATTTCTCTTTCAATTCTCCTCAATCTGGCAGTAGTAAGTTTGTCGATGGCCCAATCGGGCATACCTGCCGAAGCCCAGGCCGTTGCCAGAACCGTTCGGCCAGCCGCCATTCGGGCCGCCATGCGGTTTCTGGCCGACGATGCGCTCGAAGGACGTAAACCAGGTAAACGGGGGTTTGCACTGGCAGCCCTCTACATGGAAACCCAGCTCGAAGCACTCGGGATGCAACCCGCTGGCGAAAACAATACCTATCGGCAGGAAGTACCCCTGCGCCGGTGGCAGGTTCGGGAAAAGAACAGCTCATTAACAGTGGTGACCGATGCTGGCGAACAAACGCTTGTGTATGGCAAACAATTTATTCTGAACCCTAATCCCGACCATTCGACCAGCGATGTGTCGGCACCTGTGGTGTTTGTTGGCTATGGCATTTCGGCACCCGAATTAGGCTACGACGATTATGCAACCATCGACGTCAAAGGCAAAATTGTGGCTTATGTAAATGGAGCGCCCAGTTCGTTCCCGTCGAATCAACGTGCCTATTATTCGTCGTCCAAGGCCGAAATAGCGGCAAACCACGGCGCTATTGGCGTAATGGCCTTCAATTTACCGAGCGACCTGCGCAACCGCATCGAAACGTCGGCCCCGCGCGCCCGGCAGGGCATTTATCGCTGGCTCGATAAACGCGGCAAGCCACAACGGACGTTTCCAGCCCTGAAAGGCTCAGCCTCATTGAGCGATTCAACCGCCCGGCTGCTGTTTGCCAAAGCCGAAACCCCGTTTAGTGATGCCGTGACGGCTGCTCTCAAAAACCAGCCGCAGGCGTTTCCGCTCAATGTATCGGTCAAAATGAGAACGTTTACCGATGCGGTAGAAGATGTGGCCGGACAAAATGTGGTGGCCGTTTTGCCCGGTTCTGACCCGGCTCTGAAAAACGAATACATTGTATACGTGGCACACCTCGATCATCTGGGCATTGGCCGACTGGTTAATGGCGATTCGATTTATAATGGTGCTCACGACAACGCATCAGGGGTAGCAATCAATCTGGAAACGGCCCGACTGTTTGCCTCGTTGCCTAAAGCACCACGCCGATCAATTATTTTCGTTGGGGTAACAGGTGAAGAAATGGGCTTACTGGGTTCCGATTATTTTGCCAGCAATCCAACCGTACCAAAAGAAAAAATCGTCGCTAATTTTTGTCTGGATATGCCCTTTTTCTTCCATCCGCTCCTCGACATTGTGCCTTATGGCGCTGAGCATTCGAGCCTGAAGAAAGAAACCGAACTGGCAGCATCGTTCCTGGGCATTCAGATCAGTCCCGATCCTATTCCGGAGCAAACCGTGTTTATGCGGAGCGATCACTTCAGTTTTGTGCGACAGGGCATTCCAGCTATCTATATCAAAAGTGGCTCACAAACCGGCAACCCCAAACTCGACGGCACTAAACTTAATCTCGACTGGCGCGCCACAATTTATCATTCGCCACAGGACGACATCAATCAGCCGTTCGATTTCAAGGCTGCGGCCAAACACGTTCAGTTGCAGTTCCTGATTGGCTACCTGACCGCCCAGGCCAACAGTCGCCCAAGCTGGAATAAAGGCGACTTTTTCGGGACAAAATTTGGCACAAAAGCGGAGAATTAG
- a CDS encoding aldo/keto reductase, with translation MTTVTEIALGTNGPIVSKLGLGCMRMSSTWGGPVNDEQESIATIREALDSGINFLNTGDFYGSGHNELLVGKAIKGRRDDAFISVKFGAIFYNGQWLGLDLRPIAIKNFINYSLVRLGIDTIDLYQPCRLDNSVPVEDVIGTIADLIKEGKVRYLGVSEITAEQLRKANSVYPVTALEIGYSLADRQIEDKLLPTAKELGIGVVAFANTAEGLLTGTMKAPLAANDYHTHFSRFQGENLIRNLEKVELLRQMANEKGYTPTQLAIAWVNAQGNHIMPLVSMSRRSRLPENIEAMSIEFTTDEIDALNTHFAPGVILGGTYLQR, from the coding sequence ATGACAACAGTAACAGAAATTGCCCTCGGTACAAATGGCCCGATCGTATCCAAACTCGGACTCGGTTGTATGCGTATGTCGTCTACCTGGGGAGGTCCGGTGAACGACGAACAGGAAAGTATTGCCACTATTCGGGAGGCACTGGATAGCGGCATTAACTTTCTGAATACAGGCGACTTTTACGGTAGCGGCCATAACGAGTTGCTTGTCGGAAAAGCCATCAAAGGCAGACGGGACGATGCCTTCATCAGTGTTAAGTTTGGGGCAATTTTTTATAATGGTCAATGGCTTGGCCTGGACCTGCGCCCCATAGCCATTAAGAATTTTATCAATTATTCGTTAGTGCGTTTAGGCATAGATACCATTGATCTTTATCAGCCGTGCCGACTCGATAACAGCGTTCCTGTAGAAGATGTAATTGGAACTATTGCCGACCTGATCAAAGAAGGGAAGGTACGTTACCTCGGTGTATCTGAAATCACTGCGGAGCAACTCCGTAAGGCCAATAGTGTATATCCCGTAACGGCTCTTGAAATTGGGTATTCATTGGCCGACCGGCAAATCGAAGACAAGTTGCTGCCTACGGCGAAAGAGTTGGGAATTGGCGTTGTGGCGTTTGCCAATACGGCCGAAGGCTTACTCACGGGGACCATGAAAGCCCCACTTGCGGCCAATGATTACCACACTCACTTCTCACGTTTTCAGGGAGAAAATCTAATCCGGAATCTGGAAAAAGTCGAGCTATTAAGGCAAATGGCCAACGAAAAAGGATACACGCCAACTCAACTGGCTATTGCCTGGGTGAATGCGCAGGGAAATCATATTATGCCGTTGGTAAGCATGAGCCGAAGATCGCGGTTGCCCGAGAACATAGAGGCCATGTCGATCGAGTTTACGACCGATGAGATAGATGCCCTGAACACACACTTTGCACCGGGCGTGATATTGGGCGGTACCTACCTACAGCGATAA